In the Arachis ipaensis cultivar K30076 chromosome B10, Araip1.1, whole genome shotgun sequence genome, one interval contains:
- the LOC107622629 gene encoding probable sugar phosphate/phosphate translocator At3g11320, with protein sequence MKGSSRFFTVGLVASWYSSNIGVLLLNKYLLSNYGFKYPIFLTMCHMTACSLFSYVAIAWMKVVPLQTIRSRVQFFKISALSLIFCVSVVFGNVSLRYLPVSFNQAIGATTPFFTAVFAYLMTFKREAWLTYLTLVPVVTGVIIASGGEPSFHLFGFIICVAATAARALKSVLQGILLSSEGEKLNSMNLLLYMAPMAVVFLLPATLIMEENVVGITLALARDDSKIIWYLLFNSALAYFVNLTNFLVTKHTSALTLQVLGNAKGAVAVVVSILIFRNPVSVTGMMGYTLTVFGVILYSDAKKRTK encoded by the exons ATGAAGGGTTCGAGCCGTTTCTTCACGGTAGGTCTTGTAGCTTCATGGTACTCCTCCAACATTGGCGTTCTCCTTCTCAACAAGTACCTTCTCAGCAACTATGGCTTCAAGTACCCGATCTTCCTCACCATGTGCCACATGACAGCATGTTCTTTGTTCAGTTATGTTGCCATAGCGTGGATGAAGGTGGTGCCTTTGCAAACCATACGATCCAGGGTTCAGTTCTTCAAGATCTCTGCTTTGAGCCTTATTTTCTGTGTCTCCGTTGTGTTTGGTAACGTGTCGTTGAGGTACCTTCCTGTGTCGTTTAACCAAGCAATTGGTGCCACAACGCCTTTCTTCACTGCCGTTTTTGCTTACCTAATGACGTTTAAGAGGGAGGCTTGGCTCACATATCTCACACTTGTTCCGGTTGTCACTGGTGTCATCATTGCCAGCGGG GGTGAACCAAGTTTCCATTTATTTGGATTCATTATATGTGTTGCCGCTACAGCTGCAAGAGCCCTGAAATCAGTGCTACAAGGAATTTTGCTTTCTTCCGAAGG AGAGAAGCTCAATTCTATGAATCTTCTCCTTTACATGGCTCCTATGGCGGTGGTTTTCCTTCTTCCCGCTACACTTATAATGGAAGAAAATGTGGTTGGAATCACTTTGGCGCTTGCCAGAGATGATTCCAAGATCATTTGGTACCTGCTATTCAATTCGGCGCTCGCATATTTTGTCAACCTGACCAATTTCTTGGTCACAAAACATACAAGTGCTCTGACCCTTCAG GTACTAGGGAATGCTAAAGGGGCTGTAGCAGTAGTAGTATCAATTCTAATATTTAGAAACCCAGTTTCGGTTACTGGAATGATGGGGTACACCCTCACAGTCTTTGGAGTTATCCTTTACAGTGACGCGAAAAAGCGAACCAAATGA
- the LOC107622628 gene encoding uncharacterized protein At2g39910 (The sequence of the model RefSeq protein was modified relative to this genomic sequence to represent the inferred CDS: added 41 bases not found in genome assembly), with amino-acid sequence MSDSHSTLRELLNRLSNEIAECLAGTPYTAPESSSVSVKAFLQPLLLPPPSDASNTTTALSDSIKDFALACTLLSSASTFKPFTSDQSTLLSWIPTHLSSLAAASFLEFSQQYAAAAADEGGIFDNVAEFGLSCDSLPKEKRLVVELVPEVLPLLKERIKESSIDKSDDNDEFSAASARVPVGFAVLAAFQLRWFVTQVDYPLLGKFYGLVIPCSLTAIDHWSPEVKGQGMVCFAHLGKNVAAAEIGSYADVILDACCQNIASTDEIWQQVVETSVVISTLTQRSNPRSPWFEKMLNEMLSHLERQPKNKERRIAWLKFSDSIFNAVGLVLLAHFRRIFPLFFQWMHVDDDETLILVLKCTYVVLRLTWVRNSPYVERLVDELALVYKEAALRTAREEVRSNIYQILILLQGTKGQHFAAAWEKHRSDPNLAKLDLPLSGRDSITPPPQHCHQQGSTPPSNMIR; translated from the exons gtTATCGAACGAAATCGCGGAGTGCCTCGCCGGAACTCCTTACACTGCTCCTGAGAGCTCCTCCGTCTCCGTCAAAGCATTCCTCCAACCACTCCTTCTTCCGCCGCCGTCCGATGCTTCCAACACCACCACCGCCCTAAGCGATTCCATCAAGGACTTCGCCCTCGCCTGCACGCTCTTATCCTCCGCTTCAACCTTCAAGCCCTTCACCTCCGACCAATCCACGCTCCTATCCTGGATCCCCACGCACCTCTCCTCACTCGCCGCGGCCTCCTTCCTTGAATTCTCCCAACAATACGCTGCCGCCGCAGCGGATGAGGGTGGGATCTTCGATAACGTTGCCGAGTTCGGGCTGAGTTGTGACTCGCTCCCGAAAGAGAAGAG gttGGTGGTGGAGCTGGTGCCTGAGGTGTTGCCGCTTCTCAAGGAGAGGATAAAGGAGAGCTCCATTGATAAGAGTGATGATAATGATGAGTTCTCCGCTGCTTCAGCTAGGGTGCCGGTTGGGTTTGCCGTTCTGGCTGCTTTTCAGTTACGATGGTTTGTCACTCAG GTTGATTATCCTCTTTTGGGCAAGTTTTATGGATTGGTGATTCCTTGTTCGCTGACTGCCATTGATCATTGGTCGCCAGAGGTGAAG GGGCAGGGGATGGTTTGTTTTGCGCATCTTGGAAAAAATGTTGCTGCTGCTGAGATTGGTTCATATGCGGATGTGATTCTTGATGCTTGTTGCCAGAATATTGCTTCTACTGATGAGATATGGCAGCAGGTGGTTGAGACATCAGTAGTTATTTCAACTCTGACTCAGAGAAGTAATCCGCGTAGCCCCTG GTTTGAAAAGATGCTAAATGAGATGTTAAGTCACTTGGAGCGCCAGCCCAAAAACAAAGAACGCCGCATTGCATGGCTTAAATTTTCCGATTCAATATTTAATGCAGTTGGTCTTGTGTTATTAGCTCACTTCAGGCGCATTTTCCCTTTATTTTTTCAGTGGATGCATGTCGATGACGATGAGACTCTTATTTTG GTTCTGAAATGTACTTATGTAGTTCTGAGATTGACTTGGGTTAGGAACTCACCATATGTTGAAAG ATTGGTAGATGAACTTGCGCTCGTTTATAAGGAGGCAGCTTTGAGAACGGCTAGAGAGGAGGTTAGATCAAATATATATCAGATACTAATCCTACTTCAAGG AACCAAAGGCCAGCATTTCGCAGCAGCTTGGGAGAAGCATCGATCTGATCCAAACTTGGCCAAGCTTGATCTTCCATTAAGTGGAAGAGACAGCATTACTCCGCCTCCACAGCATTGCCATCAGCAGGGATCTACACCCCCTTCAAACATGATTAGATAG